The sequence GTACCATCAATAGACAAAACCGGACAGCAATGCTTAAAGGCCGTGATGCATTGTCCGAAACTCCAGAAGGCACGGTGAAACACCCCATGACCATCATCCTCGACCACATGGTACATGCCGGGGTTCCTATGGGCAATCGCTCCCAACAACCGCGGGAGGCGATTGTATGCTTCTTCCCAACTACCATACAACATCCTTAAAGCATTTGACTTGGCCTTCCATGTCTTCCCATACTTGACTTTGTATCCAAACATTTTTTTCACCGTCGTCATGAGGAGCTTCACCTTCACGGTTGGATCACTTGATACTTCTTTCATTAATTTAAACCCGAGAAACTCAGACGTGAGTTGACGATGTGTTTTAGGCTTCTTTTTTGACGGTGGCCTGCACGAGTGAGTACACACACAACTTGTTAACAGCCATTGCCCGGTTTTAATTCTTCTTCCATGGACCGCCCATGGGCATCCTTCTTTGTCACAATGGATGGAGTAACGCACTTTTTGGTCCGAGTGCCCAACAAGATATGGTCTATGGTTTCTAATAGCATAGTCACTTAGCCATACTTTAAAGGCCTGCAAACTCACAAACTTCAACCCTTCCTTCAAGTAAGCATTCTCGTCTTCACCCTTGACCCTTGGTTCGCCCGGTTCCGGCAAGCTCTTGGTTCTATCGCCTTACTCATGCCACCATCAACTACCGCCTTGTGGGCCAGCCTGAGATCACGAAACAATGGAGTTCTTATTTCCAAACCGGTCACCTCTATGTGTATACGGTTCTCTCTCTCCGTGAATCCATCCACGTCCAGTTCTTCCTCCGGACCTTCATCATCCGAGTCATATGCATATGCACGACCATAAGGGATCTCACGGTCCATGTCCTGCTGCCTGACAAACGCTTCCAAGTCACCGATGTCATTGCCATGaatctcatcctcttgctcatcaTCAGCACTACATCCATCCTCTAGTGCAAGACGAGCCCTTTCAAGCTTCCTAACTCTCTCCTCCTCTTGAGCCATCTTCTTGTTTTTGCATGCCATGTCCGCCTCACGCTTTAGTCGTTCCTTTTCTCCTTCTCATTTGCATGAGTCTCATCCTCATgcatgtcatcatcatcatcaccatgaccACATtggacatcaccatcaccatcaacaTATTCTTCATTAACTTTTTCAAGAGCATGCCCAACAACTTCATTTTCTTGGCTAGGTGACGGTTGGCTAGAAGTATTGGGGGCATAGACCTCGACACTATCCACAACACGAGCCACACTTCTACACGGGGAGGACACTTGGCGGTTCAAGTCAATATCAAGCCGCGAACCTTGCCCCTTCGTAGCAAACAATTCAAGTGACATGTCTTCCGACGCCGCAACTTTACCCTTGTATATCCCCCAATGCAACTCGGAGATGATAGGCATATTCTTCAGTCGAGATTTTGTTCCCACCccaacatcataccttcctattaatTCAACTTTATCATTGGGGTCCATCCAATTCAACTTATCTCTTACTTTAATAACAACCTCATCATAACTAGGACTTGTGTCGAATACCACCACTTCCTCGTTGTCACTTGCAGTTTTGGTCACAAATGACGCTTTGTCCAAATAATGAACATTAACAAGTCTATCATCCATCTAAAAGggacaacaaacaagatgaaatgACAATTATAATGCATAGTTGCAAAAACTATGCAACTCTAATGAAGCAATGGCAGCTATATATCCTAATGAGTTGTGTATCCAAAACAAATTAAAACTTATGTACTAAATAAATCATGTCATTAGCTTAACACATAACCTAACCATAACCATCATATTTATCAAATCCATCATTTGTACCCACAAAATTCATATCCCATTACTACTACCACAACTACATATTAATTAAAAGCCATCCAATACCAAAGGATTTGAATAAATCTAGAAACTAAGGTGCCACCTAGGGTTACATAATGCCACTAAAATAACAAGAAATTACCAATAAAATTTAGGGAGCCGGGGGAGATTACCTCAAACAACAAGGGAGAGAAAGATCCACGGAGGAAAATCAAATTTGTAGTGGGATTTGAGTGAGCCTTgaggtgggagagagagggggagctcTCCTTTGTTCTTCTTTTTCGGGATGGAAGATTGGGAGAGTGTGTGGAGAGGCCCCACACACTTTTCCTGTGACCACTTATCTCTCAGGGGGGTAGACGCCAAGGTTCACAGCGTCTAGGGTTGGTGTCGACACTTGCCACGTCGGACGGTCAATCTGGCTGACCAGGGAGGTGGGCCAGTGCCAAACGCCAGGGTCCATGGCGTCCTCAGTGCAATCAGAACGCCATGGATGTTGGCGTCTCGGTTTGGGTCAGATACGAAAAAAGTTTCAAAAGCGGGTCAAATCGTGCTAAAGTTTGCCACATGGGTCAAAACAGTGAAAAAACCCGCAGCGGATACGCTCTGCTGCCAGATGCCGCCAGCTAAGGCAGCACTAGATGGGAAATTGACAGAGTCTCTACGCCTTTCTCCTCTTGCTGGTAGCTCCGCAGAGCTTTTTCTGTCACCGTTACCCATCAGATCAGGACGTTGCCAACTGATATGAAGGTGCCTACTGCCTGATCTGGGTGAGTTCCTTAGAATAACTGTGCAATGCAGTGCAGTGCAGGCATACAATGTTCAGCCTAGCTTAGAAGAGCCTGAAATGGATTGGTTTGCATCACTAGTTAAGTATTGCCACTTGCCAATATAGGATAGCTGGAAGAGCAGTTGTACATCAAGCTAGCTAGAGTCAAGCACTTCAAATCAGCATTACCATTGTAGCCTACCCCTAAATCGTTGTACAGGTCACTTCAAAAAAAAAATGTCACTTTCAAAAATATCGTTGTACAGGATGAAGCATCAATTACAACTACCCAATAATGTACAGCGAACAGTCCTGGAGGCCGAAAAGACGACAAGAGCACAAGTAACCTCAACTCGACGCGCACAACAACCGACCATTCATTACATAAACTTGAACACGGGTAACAGTTTCAGTTTATGAAGTTTCTACAGCTGAGTAGCAGAGTATTATCAACCAAAAGATTAAACAAATAATAAGAAGAAAATACTGTATATGCGGTAGGATACAGTATGATCTACCCTTCTTTTTCCGACTTAGCTTCTTACCAATTGGGCAAACTAGACAAGGAGATGCCCATGCTATCATTATGATGCCCATCCAGGAGGTTGTTCACATTGTACAAATTACAACAACACCTGCAAACAATCAGGCATTAGATCGCTAGCAAGATTACACGTGCTTCTGCTGAATATGTCTTCAAAGTAGCATTCTCTGATCAACATGTAAATATTGTCACTGATATCTAGGCTTTAAACTGGGTGTACTcataggcgcgcttaagcgctgaGCGCAGGCCTACCACTTCGCTTTTCGGGTAAGCATTGAAAAAAGCGCTCAGATGACAAAGGAGAGCGGGGTGCGCGAAACAGAGGAGAGAAAGGCGGCCTTCTCCCGCCAAATGTGGGGCTTTCTTCCCCGACCTCACTACCCATCTTCCCCGACCAAGTGCCGCTGGACCTCGAGCTCCCCTTCCCCGACCCCGCTGTCAGTCCTTCCCCCTCCTCCCTGATCTCGGGCTCCCTTGTCTAGACTGGAGCCCGATGGCTTCTCTTCCCCGACCTCGCCGCTGCCAGCTTTCTTCCCCTTCCCTGACCTCTAAGCTCCTCCACGTTTCTCCTTTCCCAACATGCTTGCGAGTTTAGATGCCTTACATGCTTAAAATTGTTGGGTGCCCTTGTTCCTATCTGTAACGTTGGTATAGAACGCTTAAGCACCCTCGCTCATTGCACTAAGCTGAGGGACAACGCTCCCTCAGCGCCTAACACTTAAAAACCTTGCGTAAACTAGAAAATTATTGAACCATGCCTAGGATGGAAATTGACTTATAGCATCAAACATTCCTAACTTGAGATGGTTAAAAGAAATGATAAATAAATAGAAAGATGGTTGAGGATTTGAGAATAAAGAAATAATAAGAGAATAAAATAATCTAACCCGTCTTTTACCAGTGAAACATTTTTTTCCACTCTTAAATATAAAAAATTGTTGTATCATTGGTAactattttttataaaaaaaattgcaGACACAAATCAAAATCATCGCTTTTCGCTTAATATCGTTGGTGCACGTCCTACCAAATTTAAATAGAAAGGCAAAAATACGCTTATATTAGATAAGTGAGACAATGTTCTTTGTTTATTTTCATAATCCTTTCAAGTCCAATTACAACGCTTAAAGCTTCTGCACCAAAACATGCCGACTTCAAACCCACATAAGATCGCAGAATGCTCAGAATCATTTAAGCAATTTTTTCGGTCAATTTGAGTTTAACTTTTACATATGAATGTAACATAAAACAAAACATTTTCATCAAAACAACTAGCAGATACAATTTTAAAACATTATTAATATATAATATACTTAATTCTGTAGAAAAATATTTACCTAAACCTAACATAACACAAAACATTTCAATTTAGCATTACAAAATCATGCAATTTGGTACATACGTTTTATTATTCTACCTTAGCAAAGTACAATATCATAATTTTAATTTTGCCAGTGGTTTGAATACATTTATTATGATTGATGTGTTTATTCATATTCTTGTGAATTGGATGTGTAATTCTACAGAATTCATGTGTTTTCTAAGTGAAAAAGCTGGATCTCGATAATCGATATGAGATTAGGCTTATTGATTTCATGATATGCTTTTTTATGAAAATTCTAACCATTGATGGTAATTTTTTTTAGCAACAATAGGAGGTGGATAATTTTATACTATGTTGAATTAGATTGGACTAACTCAACTATTTATCGTCCATAATCTTGATACAACTATACACTCACCTATTATACTATGCTTTGTCATAGCCAATCCTACACTTCCATAGTTGGTTATTCCTCTTCATAATTACTTACCTTTTGCTATATTTCTTACCTAGCTTAGTTACCATGCAGAATAGTGGCACACATATGTAATGTTGTACAACCTAATTGGATCGTGGACATGTGGCACAATATAAGCGCTTTAACACTCATTACTCTAGATCTTTGTACCTAAATATCTAGGTCTAGATAATTTCTACTTACCCATACTTCTCATATTTTCCATGATACATAGTAATTAGTTTACTTTCTCTTCATAACAAATAATTAGCTTCACATATTTTCCCATATTATTCGAAAATACTCCAAGTATGCACTGCATTTTTCAACACAGATCAATAGTCCGACTTAAATAACTCACATTTCTAAATGTGCTCATGTAGTCTGAGTGACCTGATTTGACTAACTTTACTAGTTACCGTGCTTCAATTTTTGACTTGTCAGTAATGGAATTAAATTTAATATGAACACTTTCCTAATCAATTGCTTGAATCGAATAATTTACGACATAGTAAGTGTGCAATTTAATTATGTAGCCTCTAATAGTGTAGAGTTGTATTAAAACGATATCCAAACCATCGACCTCTAGATCTAATGCAAATGGGTCATGAGATATTCAAATAAACTTTTAAGTCACAAGAAGAAGAGCAATTTCATCCGTGCAATCAACTAGCAATTAAGTATATAACACACCCTTTATACTTTGTTATGTGTCTTGTAATTCATTTATATCAAACGATTAACTAGTTTATATTTGCAAATACAAAAATGACCGGTCATCTTCTGATTAGTCCACCCCAATTCAACACATTATCATTCTATCCACCTCCTAGTGTTGCTAATAATTCACCAAAAAAGACTCTAAATATTTAGTAAAAAGCAAATCATTATAACAACAGCGACAATCTCATATAGACGTTCAAAAATTTCACTACAAGATTAAGCTGAAGATAAAACAACAATATCTTACCTCTCAATCGGCTCCAACGCCGCCGCTGCCACCAAGCGGGTACGATACGACCTCTCTGACCACCGGCCCGACTTCTACCAGCGCAATGTCCATACCATACCCGGAGACAGGCAGAAGCTTGAGCTCACGGAGCACGCAGAAGGCCTCGGCCATACGGCCACGTGGCACATCGACGGCGACGGCGCACCGCGGGACCCAGTTGTCTGGGCGGAACCCGTCGGGCACCTCGAGCCCCGTGTCCTTGCGCAGCAGCTCGCAGAGCTGCGCGTGGAGGCCGAGCAGCGCCGCCGATGGCGTGGGCGAAAGGAAGAGGACCCCCGCATCAAGGGATGACGGGGGCGACGCGAGCGAGGAGAGCGCGAGAGGGAGCGGGTCGATGCGGGAGGCGAGCGCGCGGAGGGCGGGCGCGAGGCGGAGCGGGTCGGGGAGCGCGGCGGCCGGGAGATGCAGCAGCGGGAGGTGCGGGCGGGACGCGGTGTCGATGAGGCGGCTGCTGAGCTGCCGCCGCGCGAGAGCGTTCCACGCCTTGAGCACCTGGTTCTCCAGCGCGGGATCGAAGTAGAGCTCTACCGCGTAGTGCCCGGAGGGGAccggctgcgccgccgccgccgcgcggggGGTGCCTGGGGGAGTCGTCGCGACCGCCGCCGGGGTGGAGAAAacacccccgccgcctccgccggccgcGGAGGGCGCGGTACCTTGCGCCATggcgagggcggcgagctccgGATGCGCGATTCCGACAGGGATGCGAGGGGGTCGGAGGAGTGGGATGTTGGGTTTTCCGCTGGGAGGTGAGAAATTTGGGAGATCTCGTACGACTGAGCTACTGTGGTGTGCACGCTTGGAATAGCTACAGTCAGAGGTTGGTGGGCCCCATCGGGTGAATTGCTGACTACTGAGAGCTTTGATGTTTACCCGACTTAACTTTTTTTGGGGGTAAAAAGAGTTTTATTCCATAATGATAGAGTTACCTGAGTTATTAATAACAGAAAAAAAACATAGCATGTCAAACTTTACAAATCCAAAACCATCTATTCATGTGTGTACCATTGCCTTCTGTTTTAAAAACACACATACacaattttatactccctccgttccaaaattcttgtcttagatttgtgtaaatacgaatgtatctagttacgttttagtgttaaatacatccgtatctagacaaatttaggACAAAAATTTTAGGACGGAAGAAGTATCATAGTTTTGTTTTTGATTTTGTGGAGATGCACTGATACGTGTTTTTTTATTTAAACTTAGAAAACTACTTTCTCGGAGAGTTGTACTACTAAAGTAGCGACAATTATATCCTCAAGAACATGCGCCCCCCACCCCCCTTCCCCCGCGTCACCCTCCTCTGGCGAcacgggggaaccctagccgccgctactAGGAGCCCCCGTCGGCGGCCTTCcacgcatcgccgccgccggccgtgccccaggaaggtggcggcggggcggactTGGGCCCCTCGCGCCCCCAACGCCCACCCCTCTTCGCCGCGGCGGCGCCCTCCCCCTGTTGGTTCGACGGCGGCGGATCCAGCCTCCCCAGGAGCGGCCTGGCCCCGTGCGTCTCCGAccggccgcgccccctcccccgccATCCTCGGCCGCCGCAGCTTTCCCTCCCCACACGCCTCCCCTCCTTTGCCCGCGACTCGGTCCCCTTCCGGCGATTCTTGGGCTCCCCTCCCAGCCGCTGCTCGAGCCTGCTGGTCGGCAGCGACGGCCTGTTGCGGGCATTCGCGGCTTGCCCTCCCGTGCAGGCGGCCCCCTCGTCTCCGGCAGCCCTCCCCCTTCCCAAGCCACGGTGGTGGCTCTCACGTGGTGGCTGCGAGATGTACATGGTTGGGGCTGACTCAGGGCCCTTCGCGACGGGTTTTTGCTGGTGTTATTCCGGCCCCGGCTGCTACAGGCTCGCTCTCTCCGGTGTCCTTCGCTGCCGGCATTCTCCACCAGGCTGCCCCGGCCCGGTGACTGGGTAGCTGCGCCCCTTCCAGCTTACCTGGCTCGCCGAGATCTCGATGGTCAAGGTCACGATAGCTCGGACCTGCGTGCTTCCAGTCCTTGCTTGCCGGCGTTGCTGAAAGCCGTCATGGCAAGACCCCCACGTGGTTCGCCTCGTCACCCGCCCTACCTTGTACGCCTCAAAGCCCCCCTCCCCTTTGCCAGATCCGGTGCTCCTGGGTGCAATGGTGGTGCCACCCTCCGACGGCAGGTGCAGCCCCGCCAAATCCCACATGACTTGGTGACTCCAATCAGCGTTGGCCCCCTCATCTATGATCCCGAATTCGGCGGCTATGGGTGCTCTCAGCTTCAGGCCAGGGAGAGATCTCTGCTCGACTCGCCGATGCTGGCAGCGATGGCGCACGCGGGTGTCGCTTTCCTCCATGGAGGCGCTGCCAAGGCCTTCTTTCACTGCGCCCCTCTTCGAgcttaggggaaaccctaggtccgggTCTCCCGGACCGGATAGTGACGGAGTCTCGGCGACGTTCTCCTTCTTGAAGGCACTATCTTGCTCGCTCACGGTGTCCCCAGTCTTGGCTCGGATGATGTTGGAGTTCTCGTTGGTTTGGTAGTGCCGCTCTTGGCTCGGGTTTGGTAGCTTTAGCTGTGTTGTATCTTGTGTTTGGGCCGAGCATCCCTTGTCTCTCTGTTCCGGACACCATGTTCACGCCTACATGCGTTCGTGTTGTGTGTTGTACCCCTGTACTCAttattcttcttctatcaatggaATGATATGCGAGAATGgccttttggaggccgagctccatggagccctttatttttgaaaaattcaaattcaaatttttatgtttcaaaaaattttgaaaaaaatatatgtGTGTAAGGATGTAATCCACATGTGtgtaaaaattcatgatgaaataccttgagttgcgacatgtacaaaaaagacaaattcatggcctgggaggatgaatagtatcatgtgttaaatagCCCCAGATTTGGTGTTTTTGCTTAgcctcatttcaacgtatt comes from Triticum aestivum cultivar Chinese Spring chromosome 5B, IWGSC CS RefSeq v2.1, whole genome shotgun sequence and encodes:
- the LOC123111839 gene encoding uncharacterized protein: MAQGTAPSAAGGGGGGVFSTPAAVATTPPGTPRAAAAAQPVPSGHYAVELYFDPALENQVLKAWNALARRQLSSRLIDTASRPHLPLLHLPAAALPDPLRLAPALRALASRIDPLPLALSSLASPPSSLDAGVLFLSPTPSAALLGLHAQLCELLRKDTGLEVPDGFRPDNWVPRCAVAVDVPRGRMAEAFCVLRELKLLPVSGYGMDIALVEVGPVVREVVSYPLGGSGGVGAD